In Priestia aryabhattai, the DNA window AAAGGCTACGGATGGATTCTTACGAAGAACAAAAGTGAGAAAATTGATGCGGCATTTTTTGCACGAAAAATTCAGCAGGCTATTGCATCTCGTCACGATTTTTATGCGTCTGAAGATACAACTGCTTTTCGCGTATTTAATAGTGAAGGTGACGGAATTGGCGGCTTGATTATTGATTATTATGACGGATATTACGTCACGAGTTGGTATAGTGAAGGAATTTATCAATTCAAAGACTACGTCATTGAAGCCTTAAAATCTGCGCCTAACTTTAAAGGGCTGTACCAAAAAAAACGTTTTAACGTAAAAGGGCAGTATATTGAAGAAGATGATTTTGTAGCAGGAGATAAAGGTGAATTCCCTTTAATTGTTAAAGAAAATGGTATCCGTTTTGCTGTTCACTTAAATGATGGAGCGATGGTTGGGGTCTTTTTAGATCAGCGAGACGTCCGTAAAACGATTCGAGATAAATATGCAAAAGGAAAGAACGTGCTAAATATGTTTTCGTATACGGGCGCATTTTCAGTGGCGGCCGCTCTTGGAGGAGCTACTAAAACAACAAGTGTCGATTTAGCCAATCGTAGCTTGGCAAAAACAATTGAGCAATTTAGTGTAAATGGAATTGATCATGAGGCACAAGACATTATTGTAGAAGATGTTTTCAAGTATTTTAAATATGCAGTCAAGAAGAACATGACGTTCGATCTTGTGGTGTTAGATCCGCCGAGCTTTGCTAAGTCGAAGAAGCATACGTTTAGCGCAGCAAAAGACTACAAAGATTTATTAAAAGAAGCCATTGCCCTTACAAAGCCAAATGGTGTCATTGTGGCATCTACGAACGCAAGTAATTTTGATATGAAAAAATTCCATTCGTTTATTGAAAAAGCTTTTAACGAAAAGGGGGAACGTTACAAAATGATGGAGCAGTTCTCTCTTCCAGCTGATTTTAAAACAATAAAAGAATTTAAGTCAGGTAATTATCTAAAAGTCGTGTTTATTCAAAAAGTAAATCGCTAAATACAAGGCTGCATGATAAACTCATGCAGTTTTATTTATTGTGACTAAAATAACGTTTACAAGCTATTTTGAAGTGAAGAAAATGAAGGTGAAAGATAAATATTGTCAATATGTATGATAAAATGATAAAGGAACTATGCTCAACACTTCACAATTTTACAATATCATCCTTATGAAACGTATTTTTACAATTATTTTATTTTAAATGGGACAAGTATTGTGTACGAAGCGGAAAGAGCATACTACTACTATTATTTAAAAACATGAAAGGAGAAAGATTATGGCTGAAACAACAAAAAAGCCTGCTGGCGAAGTAAAATTTATTCCTTTATTAATTTGTCTGGCAATCGGACTTATTTTATGGTTTATTACACCTCCTTCCGGACTTGATGTGAAGGCTTGGCACTTATTCGCTATTTTTGTGGCTACTATCGTAGGGCTTATCATTAAACCATTGCCATTAGGCAGTGTAGCTATTTTATCTTTAACCATTATTGTATTAACTAATACATTAACACTTGAACAATCGCTCAGCGGTTTTCAAAATACGACGATTTGGTTAATCGTTATTGCATTCTTTATTTCTAGAGGTTTTATTAAGACTGGTCTAGGAACAAGGGTTGCCTATATCTTTGTTCGGTTGTTCGGTAAAAAGACGTTGGGATTATCTTATTCTCTTATCGTAAGCGACTTGCTTTTATCACCTGCAATGCCGTCTAATACAGCACGAGCTGGAGGGATTATTCTTCCAATCATTCGTTCCTTATCTGAAACATATGGCTCAAGAACTGGAGACGGTACGGAGCGTAGAGTTGGTGCTTTCTTAACAAAAGTATCGTTTCAAGGAGATATGATTACATCCGCTATGTTCGTAACGGCAATGGCGGCCAATCCTCTTGCTGTTAAAATGACAGAACAAATTACAGGGAAGACTATTTCATGGGTTGGCTGGGCAGCGGCTGCAATCGTACCTGGAATTATTAGTTTAATTGTTATTCCGCTTGTTATTTATAAGCTGTATCCCCCAGAATTAAAAGAAACACCGGAAGCATCTGAAATTGCAGTAAAAAAACTAAATGAGATGGGTCCACTAAAGAAAGAAGAATGGTATATGATCGGCGTATTTTTACTTCTTCTTGTGCTGTGGATTTTTGGCGCTAATTTAAATATTAATGCAACAACGACTGCTTTTATTGGTCTATGTACGCTGCTTTTAACGCAAGTATTAAGCTGGTCAGACATAAAAAAAGAACAGGGAGCATGGGATACATTAGTCTGGTTTGCTGTTTTGGTTATGATGGCAACCTTCTTAAATGATCTAGGCATGATCCCTTGGTTTAGTGATTTGATGAAAGGCACTGTTAGTCATATGTCTTGGATGACGGCATTGATTGTACTAGCTATTGCGTATTTTTATTCTCACTACTTTTTTGCGAGTAACACGGCTCATGTCAGCGCTATGTACGCAGCATTTTTATCTGTCATCGTGGCCGCTGGTGCGCCTCCGTTACTGTCAGCATTAATTTTAGCGTTCTTTAGCAATTTATTCGGCTGTTTAACTCACTACGGCAGTGGACCGGCACCGGTGTTCTTCGGTAGTGGATATGTAACACAGCAAAAGTGGTGGTCGCTCGGTTTTTTAATTTCAATTATTCATATTATCATTTGGATTGGAATTGGCGGCTTGTGGTGGAAACTGCTAGGTCTATGGTAAAAAAACAGTGGCGCAGGCCACTGTTTTTTTATGCTTCCGCCCAAACGGATACAGAGCCGCCATTTACAGGGAACTGTCCGTAGCCGTCTTCTTCAATCACAACTTGATCTTCTCTATTATTTGTGAAGTCAATCCACGTTTGTCCACTTCGGTGTTCGCCGACGAACATTCTCTTTTCGCCATCTTCGCCGTTTGAAATCACCACAGCACATCCAGACTTCTCAAATTCTTCTACACCATGCCTTACCCATCCAATGGTATTAGGGTGATCAAAATAATCGTCTTGCTGTCCGTATGCTTTGTCATAGCGTACGTGCAAGAGAGCAGAAATATCTTTTTCTTTTCCCTCAATTGGATGCTCTCCGCCTATCCCAAAATAGTCTCCGTAAAACACACAAGGATAGCCATCTTCACGAAGTAAAATTAGAGCGTAAGCACTTTGTTTGAACCAATCTTCTACCCAAGATTCTAAAGATTCATTTGGCTGAGAGTCATGGTTATCTACAAATGTGACAACATTCAAAGGATGAGTCTTGACCAATGTATCATCAAAAATCGTGGTTAAATCAAAATCTCTTCCTTGCTGAGAGGCTTCATGCAGTTTGTAATGCAGCGATACGTCAAACAAATCAATTTGATAATCAATAACGTCTAAAAATTCCTGACAGGCTGTTAACTCTGGATTCCAAAACTCTCCCACAAAATAAAATGGCTTTTCTTGAGAAGAGGACAATTCGTGAGCAAACTCCTTAATAAAATCATGGTTAATATGTTTAATGGCGTCTAATCGGTAACCGTCGCACTGCAGGGTGTCCGCTAACCATTTTCCCCATTTGATCATTTCTTCTCGAACTTCAGGGTGATCGTAATCAATATTCGCAAACATTAAATAATCGTAGTTGCCAAACTCTTGATCGACATTTTCGTTCCAGCTTTTGTTTTCCCCGGCAATACGAAAAACACCTTCTTTTCCGTTTTTATCATCGTAATCAGTGCCATTAAAATGATTAAAGTTCCATTTGAAAGAAGAATATTGATCGCCACGCCCTTCAAATGTAAACTTTGTCCACCCTTCAATTTCAAAGGGTTCAGAAATCTCTTCTGTTCGGTTCATGGGGTCTACTTCAATGACGTGGAACGTTTCCTTTTCATCCGCTGCAGCTTTATGATTCATCACAATATCAACATAGACATTAATTCCGTGATTATGACAGGCATCAATTGCTTCATGCAGCTCTTGCTTGGTTCCATATTTTGTACGAACGGTTCCTTTTTGATCAAACTCGCCAAGATCATATAAGTCGTAAACGCCGTAGCCATTATCCTCTGATGAAACACCTTTTGTAACCGGGGGAATCCACACGGAATCAATTCCTTGTTCTTTTAGTTGAGGAGCGAGCTCTTTGAGGCGTTTCCAATGCTCGCCGTCAGCTGGCACATGCCATTCGAAAAATTGCATAATTGTATGATTCCGTTCCAAGTTAAATCATCCTCCTTTTAAATAAAAAGATATAATCGCTCACGGATAGTTCTTTAGAATCAAATGAGGAATTGATTATATTTTTTCTTTTAACGTTCCTGTTATCCCTATTCCTTAAACCTTTTTCAACATATGAAGCTTAAGAAAATCTTAAGATTTTCCCTTCTTTTTTCTTAAGGAATGCAGTTTACAATAAAACCCATAGACGAAATGACCCATGATATACTTTTGAAAGGAGTGTGAGAAATCAATGAACGAATATGTGGTTTTAGTTGTAGACAGACCAAGTGAAACTAACGTTTAAAAATGTAAGTAAAGATGAGCTGTTTGAACGTTTTAAAAGAGGGGACACCTCAAGAAAAACTGATGGCTCAGGACTTGGGTTAGCTATTGCTAAGTCTATTATTGATCTACATGGAGGAGAATTGAACATTGAAATTGACGGAGATTTATTTAAGGTAACGATCACCCTCTAATGTGAGTGAATATAAACATGTATACCTATTAAAAAAAGAGAAGCAACCTCATTATGCTGTTTGCTTCTCTTTTTTTAGTGTTCTTAATTTTATTCCGCAACCGCAAAGCGTACTGTGCTTTAGTACTTTTATTTCTCTATAACACTGATTACATCTTGTTTCTTGACCAATCATTCCTTCATCCCTTCCTCTTTTTACAAGAATTTAAATAAGTATCCATAAAATACGGATACTTATTTAGTGATAAAATATAAAACTAATTGAGAATAAACAAAAATATATAATGAGAAAAATAACTATATTTTTTCATTTAGAAAACAGATAAATTTATTTTACTTGCTGTGGAACAGACAATCCTAAACCGTCTGCAATGCGTTTTCCATACTCTGGATCCGCTTTGTAGAAGTGTTGAATTTGGCGCAGTTTAATTTCTTCTTTTTCTACAGGCTTCATAGCCTCAACGATGTTTGCAACTAGGCGTGTACGCTCGTCTTTGCTTAGAAGGCGGTATAAATCACCTGCTTGCGTGTAATGGTCGTTATGATCATATGCAACACTATCGGCAACTCCTGAAACAGGGTATGCGGCCTGTTTGTTTTCATGAGATTCTGTCGGGCCGCCAAAGCTGTTTGGCTCGTAGTAAGCAGAGCGGCCGCCGTTATCGTCAAAGCGCATTTGACCATCACGCTGATAGTTATTTACTTCGCTGCGCGGGCGATTAATCGGTAGCGCTTGATGATTAGCACCGACGCGGTAGCGATGTGCGTCGCTGTATGCGAATAGTCGACCTTGCAGCATTTTATCAGATGATACGTCAATTCCCGGCACAAGCGTTCCAGGTGAGAATGTAGCTTGCTCCACTTCTGCAAAATAATTTTCTGGATTGCGGTTCAAGACCATGCGACCTACTTCAATTAGCGGATAGTCTTTTTGTGACCATACCTTTGTTACATCAAACGGATCAAAGCGATACGTATCAGCATCTTCTAATGGCATAATCTGAACGTACAGCTTCCATGAAGGAAAATCACCTTTTTCAATAGCATTAAATAAATCTTCTGTATGATAATCTGGGTTTTCACCAGCTAGCTTTGCGGCTACGTCTGGAGCCAGGTTTTTCACGCCTTGCTCTGTTTTAAAGTGATACTTCACCCAAACGCCATCTCCTTCGGCGTTAACCCACTTAAATGTATGGCTGCCGAATCCATGCATATGACGCAAAGTTGCCGGGATACCGCGGTCAGACATCAAAATAGAAACTTGATGCAAAGATTCAGGAGACAAAGACCAGAAATCCCAAACAGCCGTCGGATTTTTTAAATGCGTACGTGGATCGCGTTTTTGTGTATGAATAAAGTCAGGAAATTTAATCGCATCTCGGATGAAAAATACAGGTGTATTATTTCCCACTAAGTCGTAGTTTCCTTCTTCTGTATAAAATTTAACAGCAAATCCGCGAGGGTCGCGAACAGTATCTGCTGAGCCGTTTTCGCCAGCTACTGTTGAAAAGCGAACAAATAGAGGTGTACGTTTTCCTACTTCAGAAAGGAAAGCTGCTTTTGTATAGGTTGAAACATCGTTTGTCACTTCGAAATACCCGTGGGCGCCGGCGCCTTTTGCGTGTACTACGCGTTCAGGAACACGTTCTCGGTTAAAATGGGCTAATTTCTCTAAAAGGTGAACATCTTGAATTAAAGTAGGGCCGCGTGAACCAGCGGTCATTGAATTTTGATTATCTCCAACCGGAGCTCCCCAACTAGTCGTTAGGTTATTCTTGTTTGTTGTCATCTTAGAACCACCTCTTATTTGAATTTTATTATGTTAGAAACAATAATAACATTTTTAAATAAAAAATCAATACTATTTTATAATTATTATAATTTAACTTGGTGATTTTGAGATGTAGTTAGTGGAGGTATACGCATGTGAAGTGTACGAACTATTTTAAAAATTTTCTGTATAGTATATTTAGTTTAATAATAAAAATGCCTGATGTGCAATTATTTTGACCGGCTATTACTACATCAAAAACACGCTTGCTTATATAAGCAAGCGTGTTAATTTTATATATGTTGTGATAAGTTTGCTTTCGCTGCTAGCTCAGCTTGAGGCGTGCGCCAAAGCTGTGTCCATTTTTGAATCGCAGCAATCATAATAATGAGACCGAGTATAAGCATGATGATAGAAAGAGTCGCATTTAATATGCTGTAACCTGCCGCAGCTTCATTTAAATACACATTCTTAACCATCCAATAACCCGCATAGTTAACCGTTACGTAAAGGTAGGCTAGTGGAATAAGGCAAGTAAGCATATAGGAGCGTTTATCTGCAATTCTAAGAATAACGGTTGCTCCAATAATTAAACCAATGGAGGCCATTAACTGATTCGATACGCCGAACAGCGCCCAAACAGAGCCAATATCTCCTGAAAACAATAAGTACCCCCACATAAAACAGGCTAGGGCACTTGCAAAAATTGACCCGGGAAGCCAGTCTACTCGCTTCAACGGCTTATAAAATTCCCCGAAAAAGTCTTGAATTAAATAGCGGGAAACACGTGTGCCAGCGTCGATAGCAGTTAAAATAAACACTGCTTCAAACATAATGACGAATTGGAAAAAATAAGAAGATAGGTGACTGAACCAAGGAATTTCCGTGAAGATATACGTCATTCCTACAGCCAGTGTAACAGCGCCGCCTGTACGGCCTTCTAAGTTTAGACCAATCTCTTGGCTAAGCTGAGGAAGAGCTGTTACGTTCATGCCAAGCGTTTTGAACACTTCAGGTGTAGAGTTGATTGCAAAATAGTCTCCAGGATGTAAAGCTGTTGCTGCAATTAATGCCATAATTCCTACTAAACATTCGACTAACATGGCGCCGAAGCCTACAACTTTAATGTCACTCCAACGGTCGAGCATCTTAGGTGTTGTTCCTGAACCAACAAATGCATGGAAGCCGGAAATAGCACCGCAGGCGATCGTAATGGAAATGAACGGCCACACAGGTCCTGCTAAAATAGGGCCACCCCCGTGAATAAATTCAGTAACTGCAGGAAATGGAATTGCCGGGTTTACGAAAAACACGCCTACAATCAGCGCGATAAAGACACCAATTTTCATAAAGCTGCTTAAGTAATCTCGAGGTGCTAAAAGCAGCCAAACGGGCAAGGCCGCTGCGAAAAATGCATAAACGGGAAGAATAATTGAAAGTGTTTTAATATCTAGCGTTAAAAAACCTCCTAAAGCTGTTTCTTGAATATAAGGACCGCTAAATACGGCGATTAAAATTAAAATGAAGCCGACGGTAGAAGCCGCTTTTAAATTACCGGTTTTTTTGTGGTAAATACCTACTCCCATTGCGATCGGAATCGTAATTCCAACAGCGAATGTACCCCAAGGATTTTTCTCAAGTGCGTGTAACACGACCATAGATAAACCGGCCATTGTAATGGTAATGATAAAAAGCATAGCTAAACCTGTACAAAAACCAGCGACGGGTCCCAGCTCTTTTTTAGCCACTTCTGAAAGCGACTGGCCCTTTTGGCGCATAGATGCAAATAACACAACTGCAT includes these proteins:
- the cstA gene encoding carbon starvation protein CstA — its product is MNAVTIVIGSICILMIAYRLYGTFMAVKVLKLNDAQKTPAHELEDGKDYVPTNRWVTFGHHFAAIAAAGPLVGPILAAQFGYLPGLLWLLIGAVIGGAVHDAVVLFASMRQKGQSLSEVAKKELGPVAGFCTGLAMLFIITITMAGLSMVVLHALEKNPWGTFAVGITIPIAMGVGIYHKKTGNLKAASTVGFILILIAVFSGPYIQETALGGFLTLDIKTLSIILPVYAFFAAALPVWLLLAPRDYLSSFMKIGVFIALIVGVFFVNPAIPFPAVTEFIHGGGPILAGPVWPFISITIACGAISGFHAFVGSGTTPKMLDRWSDIKVVGFGAMLVECLVGIMALIAATALHPGDYFAINSTPEVFKTLGMNVTALPQLSQEIGLNLEGRTGGAVTLAVGMTYIFTEIPWFSHLSSYFFQFVIMFEAVFILTAIDAGTRVSRYLIQDFFGEFYKPLKRVDWLPGSIFASALACFMWGYLLFSGDIGSVWALFGVSNQLMASIGLIIGATVILRIADKRSYMLTCLIPLAYLYVTVNYAGYWMVKNVYLNEAAAGYSILNATLSIIMLILGLIIMIAAIQKWTQLWRTPQAELAAKANLSQHI
- a CDS encoding anion permease, whose product is MAETTKKPAGEVKFIPLLICLAIGLILWFITPPSGLDVKAWHLFAIFVATIVGLIIKPLPLGSVAILSLTIIVLTNTLTLEQSLSGFQNTTIWLIVIAFFISRGFIKTGLGTRVAYIFVRLFGKKTLGLSYSLIVSDLLLSPAMPSNTARAGGIILPIIRSLSETYGSRTGDGTERRVGAFLTKVSFQGDMITSAMFVTAMAANPLAVKMTEQITGKTISWVGWAAAAIVPGIISLIVIPLVIYKLYPPELKETPEASEIAVKKLNEMGPLKKEEWYMIGVFLLLLVLWIFGANLNINATTTAFIGLCTLLLTQVLSWSDIKKEQGAWDTLVWFAVLVMMATFLNDLGMIPWFSDLMKGTVSHMSWMTALIVLAIAYFYSHYFFASNTAHVSAMYAAFLSVIVAAGAPPLLSALILAFFSNLFGCLTHYGSGPAPVFFGSGYVTQQKWWSLGFLISIIHIIIWIGIGGLWWKLLGLW
- a CDS encoding class I SAM-dependent rRNA methyltransferase, whose translation is MRKEVQVIAKEAFIKKVNKSYPLIEKDALIDGHKLQEEGVIINLVTPKNQFLAKGYYGKQNKGYGWILTKNKSEKIDAAFFARKIQQAIASRHDFYASEDTTAFRVFNSEGDGIGGLIIDYYDGYYVTSWYSEGIYQFKDYVIEALKSAPNFKGLYQKKRFNVKGQYIEEDDFVAGDKGEFPLIVKENGIRFAVHLNDGAMVGVFLDQRDVRKTIRDKYAKGKNVLNMFSYTGAFSVAAALGGATKTTSVDLANRSLAKTIEQFSVNGIDHEAQDIIVEDVFKYFKYAVKKNMTFDLVVLDPPSFAKSKKHTFSAAKDYKDLLKEAIALTKPNGVIVASTNASNFDMKKFHSFIEKAFNEKGERYKMMEQFSLPADFKTIKEFKSGNYLKVVFIQKVNR
- the katA gene encoding catalase KatA; amino-acid sequence: MTTNKNNLTTSWGAPVGDNQNSMTAGSRGPTLIQDVHLLEKLAHFNRERVPERVVHAKGAGAHGYFEVTNDVSTYTKAAFLSEVGKRTPLFVRFSTVAGENGSADTVRDPRGFAVKFYTEEGNYDLVGNNTPVFFIRDAIKFPDFIHTQKRDPRTHLKNPTAVWDFWSLSPESLHQVSILMSDRGIPATLRHMHGFGSHTFKWVNAEGDGVWVKYHFKTEQGVKNLAPDVAAKLAGENPDYHTEDLFNAIEKGDFPSWKLYVQIMPLEDADTYRFDPFDVTKVWSQKDYPLIEVGRMVLNRNPENYFAEVEQATFSPGTLVPGIDVSSDKMLQGRLFAYSDAHRYRVGANHQALPINRPRSEVNNYQRDGQMRFDDNGGRSAYYEPNSFGGPTESHENKQAAYPVSGVADSVAYDHNDHYTQAGDLYRLLSKDERTRLVANIVEAMKPVEKEEIKLRQIQHFYKADPEYGKRIADGLGLSVPQQVK
- a CDS encoding alpha-amylase; protein product: MERNHTIMQFFEWHVPADGEHWKRLKELAPQLKEQGIDSVWIPPVTKGVSSEDNGYGVYDLYDLGEFDQKGTVRTKYGTKQELHEAIDACHNHGINVYVDIVMNHKAAADEKETFHVIEVDPMNRTEEISEPFEIEGWTKFTFEGRGDQYSSFKWNFNHFNGTDYDDKNGKEGVFRIAGENKSWNENVDQEFGNYDYLMFANIDYDHPEVREEMIKWGKWLADTLQCDGYRLDAIKHINHDFIKEFAHELSSSQEKPFYFVGEFWNPELTACQEFLDVIDYQIDLFDVSLHYKLHEASQQGRDFDLTTIFDDTLVKTHPLNVVTFVDNHDSQPNESLESWVEDWFKQSAYALILLREDGYPCVFYGDYFGIGGEHPIEGKEKDISALLHVRYDKAYGQQDDYFDHPNTIGWVRHGVEEFEKSGCAVVISNGEDGEKRMFVGEHRSGQTWIDFTNNREDQVVIEEDGYGQFPVNGGSVSVWAEA